The following coding sequences are from one Triticum dicoccoides isolate Atlit2015 ecotype Zavitan chromosome 4A, WEW_v2.0, whole genome shotgun sequence window:
- the LOC119287505 gene encoding wall-associated receptor kinase 5-like, producing MSNQRPAMLVFVASILLPAAATLAGASSGRSVSLPSCPDKCGDVPIPYPFGIGTHCAATSLSSYFNLTCNGTIDPPRPMVGNDEAVVEITDISLEHGEMRVLSPVNHICFTSDTTFTKFLGGYELQLTPFLPSPSRNRFTVIGCNTLGLISGYKGTASQYVAGCYSYCEGVNNTTEGAPCAGMGCCEAAIPANLTSFGVKFEMNQSKVWGFNPCFYAMVAEVGWYNFRQQDLVGRLGFVDDRAQRGAPVVADWAIRNASCPEEGKDMPNDYACISVNSHCVAANNGPGYLCQCSKGYEGNPYLLNGCQDTDECALRKQNTKYKDLYPCTKGVCHNTPGSYFCKCKKGTKSDGTDFGCQSLHSPADKMVIGLSVSATVVMALACLLLMQLQRKKHKKEKDEYFKQNGGLKLYDEMRSRQVDTIRILTEKEIKRATDNYNEDRVIGCGGHGMVYRGTLDDQKEVAIKKSKVISDDWREEFVNEIIVLSQINHRNIVRLLGCCLDVDVPMLVYEFVPGGTLSEFLHGAGCKSPIPLDLRLKIATQSAEALAYLHSSTSRTILHGDVKSANILLDDQLNAKVGDFGASALKSMDESEFIMFVHGTLGYLDPESFISRHLTDKSDVYSFGVVLLELMTRKRAIYTDNFNEKESLSYSFPLMFQKRRHLVMLDTEITDDAVMVVLENMAELAVQCLSPKGDDRPTMKEVAESLQMMRRLRVHSASDPENNHYTHSYGGSSSVVVPLEETTRGTIDMSELVEDLSR from the exons ATGAGTAATCAGCGTCCAGCTATGCTGGTTTTCGTAGCTAGCATTTTACTCCCAGCAGCGGCAACACTGGCCGGAGCCTCTTCCGGGCGCTCCGTCTCGCTGCCAAGCTGCCCCGACAAGTGCGGCGACGTTCCCATCCCATACCCCTTTGGCATCGGCACACACTGCGCCGCGACCAGCCTGAGCAGCTACTTCAACCTCACCTGCAACGGCACGATCGATCCACCGCGGCCAATGGTCGGCAATGACGAGGCAGTGGTTGAGATCACCGACATCTCGCTGGAGCACGGTGAGATGCGTGTGCTCAGCCCCGTCAACCACATCTGCTTCACTTCGGACACCACGTTCACCAAGTTCCTCGGAGGGTACGAGCTGCAACTCACGCCCTTCCTGCCCTCCCCATCGCGCAACCGCTTCACGGTAATCGGCTGCAACACGCTTGGGCTCATCAGCGGGTACAAAGGCACCGCGAGCCAGTACGTGGCTGGTTGCTACTCCTACTGCGAGGGCGTCAACAACACGACTGAAGGCGCGCCGTGTGCTGGGATGGGATGCTGCGAGGCTGCCATCCCTGCAAACCTCACCTCCTTCGGGGTCAAGTTTGAGATGAACCAGAGCAAGGTATGGGGCTTCAACCCGTGCTTCTACGCCATGGTGGCGGAGGTTGGGTGGTACAACTTCAGGCAGCAGGACCTCGTCGGCAGACTTGGGTTCGTTGATGATCGAGCCCAGAGAGGCGCCCCCGTTGTCGCTGACTGGGCCATTAGGAACGCCTCATGCCCGGAGGAGGGGAAGGACATGCCCAATGACTATGCCTGCATCAGTGTCAACAGTCATTGTGTGGCCGCAAACAATGGTCCAGGGTACTTATGCCAGTGTTCCAAAGGATATGAAGGAAATCCTTATCTTTTGAACGGCTGTCAAG ACACAGATGAGTGCGCATTGCGTAAGCAGAACACCAAGTATAAAGATTTGTATCCATGCACAAAAGGGGTCTGCCACAACACACCAGGAAGCTACTTTTGCAAATGCAAGAAAGGAACAAAATCTGACGGTACAGATTTTGGATGCCAGTCTCTGCATTCGCCAGCTGACAAAATGGTTATTG GCCTCAGTGTTTCTGCAACGGTGGTGATGGCCTTAGCATGCTTGTTGCTCATGCAATTACAAAGGAAAAAGCACAAGAAGGAGAAAGATGAGTATTTCAAACAAAATGGAGGTCTCAAGTTATATGATGAGATGAGGTCAAGGCAGGTTGACACAATTCGTATACTTACTGAAAAAGAGATAAAGAGAGCCACTGATAACTACAATGAAGATCGAGTTATTGGCTGTGGCGGCCATGGGATGGTATACAGAGGAACTTTGGATGACCAAAAAGAGGTCGCCATCAAGAAGTCCAAAGTAATCAGCGATGATTGGAGGGAAGAATTTGTCAATGAGATAATAGTCTTATCACAAATCAATCACCGAAACATTGTGAGGTTGCTAGGCTGTTGTTTAGATGTGGATGTCCCAATGTTGGTCTACGAGTTCGTCCCCGGTGGTACTTTATCTGAGTTTCTTCATGGCGCTGGTTGTAAATCACCAATCCCTTTGGATCTTCGCCTGAAGATTGCTACACAGTCAGCAGAAGCTCTGGCTTACTTACATTCTTCGACATCTCGCACAATCCTACATGGGGATGTCAAGTCTGCCAACATTCTCTTGGATGATCAGCTCAACGCAAAAGTTGGCGATTTCGGAGCATCAGCACTTAAGTCCATGGATGAAAGTGAATTCATCATGTTTGTTCATGGAACACTCGGCTACCTTGACCCAGAGAGCTTTATCAGTCGTCATCTCACTGACAAAAGTGATGTATACAGCTTCGGGGTGGTTCTTCTGGAGCTGATGACAAGAAAGAGGGCTATATATACGGACAACTTCAACGAAAAGGAATCATTGTCATATAGTTTTCCCTTGATGTTTCAAAAGAGGAGACACCTTGTTATGCTGGACACTGAAATTACAGATGATGCAGTTATGGTGGTGCTTGAGAACATGGCTGAACTTGCAGTGCAGTGCCTTAGCCCAAAGGGAGATGACAGGCCAACGATGAAGGAAGTCGCTGAGAGCCTACAGATGATGAGGAGACTCCGAGTGCACTCAGCTAGTGATCCTGAAAATAATCACTATACACATAGCTATGGAGGATCATCTTCAGTTGTGGTCCCTTTGGAAGAGACAACACGTGGGACCATCGATATGTCAGAACTGGTTGAAGATCTTTCAAGATGA
- the LOC119287506 gene encoding wall-associated receptor kinase 5-like: MPGASTALLVSIVCISFPAVAAAAGASSKRSMSLPGCPDKCGDVLIPYPFGIGEHCAATSRNSYFNLSCNGMMDPPRPMVGDPGAVAEVAEISLEHGEMRVLSPVSHICFKSNATFTKFTRGYELDNTPFLPSPSRNHFTVIGCNTLGLIGGYKGAASQYVAGCYSYCDGVNNTSDGAPCAGMGCCEAAIPANLTTFKVKFEMNQSKVWDFNPCFYAMVAEVGWYNFRQQDLTGSLGFMNDRAQGGAPIIADWAIRNGSCLEEGKDTPNDHACISANSYCMAANNGPGYLCQCSKGYEGNPYLLNGCQDTDECALRKQDTKYEDLYPCRKGDCHNTLGGYLCKCKTGKRSDGTKFGCQSLHSPAEKLVIGLIVCVSATVLMALTCMLLMQFQRKRHKREKDEYFKQNGGLKLYDEMRSRQVDTIRILTEKEIKRATDNYNEDRVIGRGGHGMVYRGTLDDQKEVAIKKSKAINNDWREEIVNEIIILSQINHRNIVRLLGCCLDVDVPMLVYEFVSHGTLAEFLHGAAPRSPIPFDLRLKIATQSAEVLAYLHSSTSRRILHGDVKSANILLDDQLNVKVADFGASALKSMDESEFIMFVNGTLGYLDPESFISRRLTDKSDVYSFGVVLLELMTRNRAIYSDSFNGKESLSYSFPLMFHQKTHHVMLDSEITDDAGLVLLENMAELAVHCLSQRGDDRPTMKEVAERLEMMRRLHLHGNNAPENNCGAHNYGGSSSVLVPFDEKTHGTIDMSELVEDLAR; this comes from the exons ATGCCAGGAGCATCAACAGCCCTGCTAGTTTCCATAGTATGCATCTCCTTTCCAGCAGTGGCAGCAGCGGCCGGAGCCTCTTCCAAGCGCTCCATGTCGTTGCCAGGCTGCCCCGACAAGTGCGGCGATGTGCTCATCCCATACCCTTTCGGCATAGGGGAGCACTGCGCCGCGACCAGCCGGAACAGCTACTTCAACCTTTCCTGCAATGGCATGATGGATCCCCCACGGCCAATGGTTGGTGATCCCGGAGCAGTAGCTGAGGTCGCCGAGATCTCACTGGAGCACGGCGAGATGCGCGTGCTCAGCCCCGTCAGCCACATCTGCTTCAAGTCAAACGCCACATTCACCAAGTTCACCAGAGGGTACGAGCTGGACAACACGCCCTTCCTACCCTCCCCATCGCGCAATCACTTCACAGTCATCGGCTGTAACACCCTGGGGCTCATCGGCGGTTACAAGGGCGCCGCAAGCCAGTACGTGGCTGGCTGCTACTCCTACTGCGATGGTGTCAACAACACGTCAgatggcgcaccatgtgctgggATGGGCTGCTGTGAGGCTGCCATCCCAGCCAACCTCACCACCTTCAAGGTCAAGTTTGAGATGAACCAGAGCAAGGTATGGGACTTCAACCCGTGCTTCTACGCCATGGTGGCCGAGGTTGGATGGTACAATTTCAGGCAGCAGGACCTCACCGGCAGCCTTGGGTTTATGAATGATCGAGCCCAGGGGGGTGCTCCCATCATCGCTGACTGGGCCATTAGGAACGGCTCATGCCTGGAGGAGGGGAAGGACACACCTAATGACCATGCCTGCATCAGTGCAAACAGCTACTGCATGGCTGCGAACAATGGTCCAGGGTACTTATGCCAGTGCTCCAAAGGATATGAGGGCAATCCTTATCTTCTGAACGGTTGTCAAG ACACAGATGAGTGTGCATTGCGTAAGCAGGACACCAAGTATGAAGATTTGTATCCGTGCAGAAAAGGGGACTGCCACAACACACTGGGAGGCTACTTATGCAAATGCAAGACAGGAAAAAGATCTGATGGTACAAAGTTTGGATGCCAATCTCTGCATTCTCCAGCTGAAAAATTGGTTATTG GCCTCATTGTTTGTGTTTCTGCAACTGTGCTGATGGCCTTAACATGCATGTTGCTCATGCAATTTCAAAGAAAAAGGCACAAGAGGGAGAAAGATGAGTACTTCAAACAAAATGGTGGTCTCAAGTTATATGATGAGATGAGATCAAGGCAGGTCGACACAATCCGCATACTCACAGAGAAAGAGATAAAGAGAGCCACTGATAACTATAATGAAGATCGAGTTATTGGACGTGGTGGTCATGGTATGGTCTACAGAGGAACTTTGGATGACCAAAAAGAGGTTGCCATAAAGAAGTCTAAAGCAATCAACAATGATTGGAGAGAAGAAATTGTCAATGAGATTATAATCTTGTCACAGATCAATCACCGAAACATTGTGAGATTACTTGGGTGTTGTCTGGATGTAGATGTCCCAATGTTGGTTTATGAGTTTGTCTCCCATGGTACTCTAGCTGAGTTCCTGCATGGTGCTGCACCTAGATCTCCAATCCCATTCGATCTTCGCCTGAAGATTGCTACACAGTCAGCAGAAGTTCTAGCTTACTTACATTCTTCGACATCTCGCAGAATCCTACATGGGGATGTCAAGTCTGCCAACATTCTCTTGGATGATCAGCTCAATGTAAAGGTTGCCGATTTTGGAGCATCAGCACTTAAGTCCATGGATGAAAGTGAGTTCATCATGTTTGTCAATGGAACACTTGGCTACCTTGATCCTGAGAGCTTTATTAGCCGTCGGCTCACCGATAAAAGTGATGTCTACAGTTTCGGGGTGGTTCTTCTGGAGCTGATGACACGAAATAGGGCTATATATTCTGACAGCTTCAATGGAAAGGAATCATTGTCATATAGTTTTCCCTTGATGTTTCATCAGAAGACGCACCATGTTATGCTGGACTCTGAAATTACAGATGATGCAGGCTTGGTGCTCCTTGAGAACATGGCTGAACTTGCAGTTCATTGCCTTAGCCAGAGGGGAGATGACAGGCCAACAATGAAGGAAGTTGCAGAGAGACTAGAGATGATGAGGAGACTCCATTTGCACGGGAACAATGCTCCCGAAAACAACTGTGGTGCGCATAACTATGGAGGGTCATCTTCGGTTCTTGTCCCTTTTGACGAGAAAACACATGGAACCATCGATATGTCTGAACTGGTTGAAGATCTTGCAAGATGA